One part of the Phragmites australis chromosome 3, lpPhrAust1.1, whole genome shotgun sequence genome encodes these proteins:
- the LOC133913768 gene encoding uncharacterized protein LOC133913768 — MSRCFPFPPPGYEKTARPDAQLASHLLDKEKHKEKKHKKDKKDKEKKEGKEKKDKERSKDKHKDKKDRKEKHKDKKKDKSKDKSRDSGEGIERHVEAPHDQKFGESSRKSEDIKDPKHREDLLRKIQDQKGAASRPVENFAVSNDRSHGGFSASPAMENERTAANKLHIHSSNASRKNEGLGQQSINTNQQKNGTSIQHCENITSSAQRTPDGFVSASTMEKERVKVARPPSNTESASRKEGMGQRISNISILVQKRTESTNKEIAKKEVGTTTPLLPNPANALHKGNGKVGRAMENTPTSMQRFNSPSTSSSTAGMDRGIPRPTIPSPSITIRRPNGVVRPPENLSVSAKKPDAGGLSPAIGKEMEQGGRTLQTNISTDQKLVLSKPPTVEKAADGRAERMEKVRDGAPDVAKKEDKRSDRHEKKKRKERDKHKEKKKEKEAKKEKSEHNHKEHDKLRENSVNYLIDSLPMKPSPPPLGPPVDDGKAILPEENLKKRKNHEMNGYLQNHHDMRPTKLPRPALPNNRVENGTASHVAAPLSSVRPDAINIGKAERLHKKEEKINGNQEAQRSSVDSGPLDPVIAYANGTPSRKSPHPDCKYISQIYSIPEAPQMTEWPEHDGEGWLFDQGSTQSRKPNSEPEADGAPQVWAQTLNIDPADVIALPYVIPF, encoded by the exons ATGTCTCGCTGCTTCCCGTTTCCGCCACCAGGATATGAGAAGACCGCGCGCCCCGACGCCCAGCTAGCCTCGCACCTGCTCGACAAG GAGAAACACAAGGAGAAGAAGCATAAGAAAGACAAGAAGgacaaagagaaaaaagaaggtaaagaaaaGAAGGATAAAGAAAGGAGTAAAGATAAACACAAAGATAAGAAAGATcgaaaagaaaaacacaaagACAAGAAAAAGGACAAGAGCAAAGATAAAAGCAGGGATTCAGGAGAAGGAATTGAAAGACATGTCGAGGCTCCCCATGATCAGAAGTTTGGAGAGAGCAGCAGGAAGTCCGAAGACATTAAGGATCCTAAACACAGGGAGGACTTGCTCAGAAAGATACAGGATCAGAAAGGGGCGGCGAGTCGACCTGTTGAAAATTTTGCTGTTTCAAATGATCGAAGCCATGGAGGCTTCAGTGCTTCACCTGCAATGGAGAATGAAAGAACTGCAGCTAATAAATTGCATATTCACTCTAGTAATGCTTCAAGGAAAAATGAGGGATTGGGACAACAGAGCATCAACACTAATCAACAAAAGAATGGGACATCAATACAACATTGTGAGAACATCACCAGTTCAGCTCAAAGAACTCCTGATGGCTTTGTATCAGCATCTACAATGGAGAAGGAAAGAGTCAAAGTCGCAAGGCCTCCCTCGAATACTGAATCTGCATCCAGGAAAGAGGGGATGGGACAGCGAATCAGTAACATTAGCATACTGGTTCAGAAGAGAACTGAGAGTACAAACAAAGAGATTGCAAAGAAAGAAGTTGGCACGACCACTCCATTGCTTCCAAACCCTGCTAATGCTTTGCATAAGGGAAATGGCAAGGTTGGTAGGGCAATGGAGAACACGCCAACATCCATGCAGAGGTTCAACAGTCCATCAACATCTAGCTCAACAGCAGGCATGGATAGAGGAATACCTAGGCCAACAATTCCAAGCCCAAGCATTACAATTCGGAGACCAAATGGGGTGGTACGGCCGCCTGAAAACCTTTCTGTTTCTGCTAAGAAACCCGATGCTGGAGGCCTTTCACCAGCTATCGGGAAGGAAATGGAACAAGGTGGAAGGACGCTACAGACTAATATTTCAACTGATCAGAAACTGGTTTTGTCAAAACCTCCAACTGTGGAGAAAGCTGCAGATGGAAGAGCTGAAAGGATGGAGAAGGTCAGAGATGGGGCGCCTGATGTTGCGAAGAAAGAGGACAAAAGGAGTGACCGgcatgagaaaaagaaaaggaaggaaagagataaacacaaagagaagaaaaaggagaaagaggcaaagaaggagaaatcggagcataatcacaaagaGCATGATAAGCTAAGAGAAAACAGTGTAAATTATCTGATAGATAGTCTTCCCATGAAGCCCTCGCCCCCTCCTTTAGGCCCACCTGTTGATGATGGAAAAGCTATTCTACCTGAGGAAAACCTGAAGAAGCGAAAGAATCATGAGATGAATGGTTACTTACAAA ACCATCATGATATGCGGCCTACAAAGTTGCCGAGACCAGCCCTCCCCAACAATCGTGTGGAGAATGGTACCGCATCTCATGTAGCCGCGCCACTCTCTTCTGTGAGGCCAGATGCCATAAATATTGGAAAGGCAGAAAGGCTCCAtaagaaggaagagaagatcaatGGCAACCAAGAAGCTCAGCGATCTTCAGTTGATTCAGGGCCACTGGATCCTGTGATTGCTTATGCGAATGGCACACCGTCTAGGAAGTCACCTCACCCAGACTGCAAGTATATTAGCCAGATATATAGCATTCCTGAAGCACCTCAAATGACGGAATGGCCTGAGCATGATGGTGAGGGCTGGTTGTTCGACCAAGGTAGCACCCAATCAAGGAAGCCCAACTCAGAGCCTGAGGCTGATGGAGCGCCCCAAGTGTGGGCTCAGACTCTGAATATTGACCCGGCTGATGTCATTGCTTTACCATACGTCATCCCTTTTTAG
- the LOC133913773 gene encoding CRIB domain-containing protein RIC4-like isoform X2 translates to MAAPPLPPMKDRRGTSGGVFPFSMGCMSQSAVSVANPSEKKPQSDSSTTTATTTTAQKEGGGETMKEKAATPVSPGIVAAGVSRLMKGIKSLSQMFAGEEEDEEEETEMVIGYPTDVQHVGHIGWDGHGGLNKVGAMGMVNAFSLPSSLSLRQLGMAMDQAAHASA, encoded by the exons ATGG CTGCTCCACCTCTGCCTCCCATGAAGGACCGTCGAGGCACCAGCGGCGGCGTCTTCCCCTTCTCCATGGGCTGCATGTCACAGTCTGCCGTATCCGTGGCCAACCCAAGCGAAAAGAAGCCGCAGAGCgactcctccaccaccaccgccaccacgaCCACGGCTCAGA AGGAAGGTGGCGGCGAGACCATGAAGGAGAAGGCCGCGACACCCGTGTCGCCGGGGATCGTCGCAGCCGGGGTGTCTAGGCTGATGAAGGGGATCAAGAGCCTGTCGCAGATGTtcgccggcgaggaggaggacgaggaggaggagacggagATGGTCATAGGGTACCCGACGGACGTGCAGCACGTGGGGCACATCGGGTGGGACGGCCACGGTGGGCTGAACAAGGTCGGAGCCATGGGCATGGTGAACGCCTTCTCCCtgccctcctccctctccctcaggCAGCTCGGGATGGCCATGGATCAGGCGGCGCATGCTTCAGCTTGA
- the LOC133913773 gene encoding CRIB domain-containing protein RIC4-like isoform X1 gives MAAPPLPPMKDRRGTSGGVFPFSMGCMSQSAVSVANPSEKKPQSDSSTTTATTTTAQNSEEGGGETMKEKAATPVSPGIVAAGVSRLMKGIKSLSQMFAGEEEDEEEETEMVIGYPTDVQHVGHIGWDGHGGLNKVGAMGMVNAFSLPSSLSLRQLGMAMDQAAHASA, from the exons ATGG CTGCTCCACCTCTGCCTCCCATGAAGGACCGTCGAGGCACCAGCGGCGGCGTCTTCCCCTTCTCCATGGGCTGCATGTCACAGTCTGCCGTATCCGTGGCCAACCCAAGCGAAAAGAAGCCGCAGAGCgactcctccaccaccaccgccaccacgaCCACGGCTCAGA ATTCAGAGGAAGGTGGCGGCGAGACCATGAAGGAGAAGGCCGCGACACCCGTGTCGCCGGGGATCGTCGCAGCCGGGGTGTCTAGGCTGATGAAGGGGATCAAGAGCCTGTCGCAGATGTtcgccggcgaggaggaggacgaggaggaggagacggagATGGTCATAGGGTACCCGACGGACGTGCAGCACGTGGGGCACATCGGGTGGGACGGCCACGGTGGGCTGAACAAGGTCGGAGCCATGGGCATGGTGAACGCCTTCTCCCtgccctcctccctctccctcaggCAGCTCGGGATGGCCATGGATCAGGCGGCGCATGCTTCAGCTTGA
- the LOC133913769 gene encoding uncharacterized protein LOC133913769, with amino-acid sequence MAHGLTCSSYPAFFSRLPPLRESPRRHAVVQCGTSLSTTRVSETEASPAESSTVVQGGTAPLVHALQSTASQDVSCFHFPGHNRGKSAPTSLSKLIGSGAFLHDLPELPELDDLFSPKGVILDAQRRAAELFGSFKTWFLVNGTTCGIQASVMATCSPGDYLILPRNCHISVVSALVLSGAVPKYIIPEYNSGWDIAGGITPLQVDKAVKELEEDGKKIGAVLVTSPTYHGICSNVQGIVCVCHMRGIPVIVDEAHGAHFRFHDNLPSTAIEQGADLAVQSTHKVLCSLTQSSMLHLAGDLVDVDKVSQCLQVLQSSSPSYLLLSSLDAARAQLSENKHIFDEPLAIASKTKDRLRIIPGISVLDLTCFASDFPAIDPFRITLSTSDLHLSGYEADDILYEDHQIVSELVGTQAVTFAVNLGTRLQDLQKLVQCTKRLSEKYFFANRSTFRKENHVCSPLEKISVHLTPREAFFTKKRKVRIEDSLGEICGELICPYPPGIPVLIPGEVVTQDSLSYLINFRNQGMRISGAADAELNFILVCNL; translated from the exons ATGGCTCACGGCCTTACCTGCAGCAGCTATCCCGCCTTCTTCTCGCGCCTCCCACCTCTCCGG GAATCTCCCAGACGACATGCTGTTGTACAATGTGGCACCTCATTGAGCACGACAAGAGTATCTGAAACTGAAGCTTCACCAGCCGAATCTTCAACAGTTGTTCAAGGTGGTACCGCCCCTCTGGTTCACGCACTGCAATCAACTGCCAGTCAAGATGTTTCCTGCTTTCACTTCCCAGGACACAATAGAGGAAAATCTGCTCCTACTTCCTTGTCGAAACTCATTGGCTCGGGGGCATTTTTACATGACTTACCCGAGCTACCTGAGCTCGATGATCTCTTCTCCCCGAAAGGTGTGATTTTAGATGCTCAGAGGCGAGCAGCTGAACTCTTTGGATCATTTAAAACATGGTTCCTTGTCAATGGAACTACCTGTGGGATCCAGGCCTCAGTGATGGCTACCTGCTCTCCCGGTGACTACCTCATTTTACCGAGAAACTGCCACATTTCAGTGGTCTCTGCACTGGTCTTGTCTGGTGCAGTGCCTAAATACATAATACCAGAGTATAATTCTGGGTGGGACATTGCTGGTGGTATCACCCCGTTGCAGGTGGATAAAGCAGTAAAGGAGTTGGAGGAGGATGGAAAGAAGATAGGCGCTGTTCTTGTTACTTCACCAACCTACCATGGCATATGCAGCAATGTGCAAGGTATTGTCTGTGTTTGTCACATGCGAGGCATTCCGGTTATAGTTGACGAAGCACATGGTGCGCATTTCAGGTTCCATGACAATTTGCCAAGCACTGCAATTGAGCAAGGTGCTGACCTGGCTGTGCAATCCACGCACAAGGTCCTGTGCTCCCTTACACAGTCCTCAATGCTTCACTTGGCTGGAGATCTTGTGGATGTTGATAAAGTAAGCCAGTGCCTCCAAGTCCTCCAGAGCTCGAGCCCGAGTTACCTCCTACTGTCGTCTTTAGATGCTGCAAGAGCTCAGTTGAGTGAGAATAAACACATATTTGATGAACCGTTAGCTATAGCATCAAAAACGAAAGACAGGCTGAGGATAATCCCAGGGATATCTGTTCTAGACTTGACATGCTTTGCTTCTGATTTCCCTGCTATTGATCCATTCCGTATCACTCTTAGCACTTCAGATCTACATTTATCAGGATACGAGGCTGATGACATTTTGTATGAAGATCATCAGATCGTATCCGAGCTTGTTGGCACACAGGCAGTGACATTTGCAGTCAACTTAGGAACCAGATTGCAAGATCTTCAGAAGCTCGTACAGTGCACAAAGCGTCTGTCCGAAAAATATTTCTTTGCCAATAGATCCacttttagaaaagaaaatcatGTTTGTAGCCCATTAGAGAAGATCTCTGTGCATCTGACTCCAAGAGAGGCCTTCTTTACAAAGAAGAGGAAAGTGAGAATTGAGGACAGCCTTGGCGAAATTTGTGGTGAGTTAATCTGCCCTTACCCACCGGGCATCCCGGTGCTGATCCCGGGTGAGGTAGTAACACAGGATTCGCTATCTTACTTGATAAATTTCAGAAACCAAGGCATGAGAATCAGTGGAGCAGCTGATGCTGAGCTCAACTTCATTCTTGTATGCAACTTGTGA
- the LOC133913770 gene encoding kinetochore protein NUF2 homolog: MGAEKMASNFSFPEMKAAQIAEALHSYGIAPNANLRAEDIASPHPNLLPAVLSLFLVTIAGEDLDQQLGFEALEALDNPEHHLGALRAMRLYQKAREFLESIRFGGFTLRDLLRPDPLRVRLVLSAIINYLHFRDDRLSLLQPIVDEFPDSDERGAELRARIAEHQKTIEDLKRKEQMEEPIIQQLEAEVNSLKQKIQEYNKQQMALRGKAKVIEDRKEGILSKVSQADFELMKQTQENSKLLSKVVQSPEKLQRALEEKKAARAELKNLEKMMMQNVQEKNNTLEMYTKSCEKLLKHSSRISALQEQTNAAKIAEKEVKAFKVKISDQSVEMLALDAKSAEGQRKAHETEEHLKAKEKERDQRIADNNLKMAALKSEVEQKLKCFEDRESKLEEDVAKSADLCSQADSAGVAARKKQEEIYAKFEVVSEAINHYMDTTDHSVKQVEVGKDASRDTAA; encoded by the exons ATGGGGGCGGAGAAGATGGCGAGCAACTTCTCGTTCCCGGAGATGAAGGCGGCGCAGATCGCGGAGGCGCTGCACAGCTACGGCATCGCGCCCAACGCCAACCTCCGCGCCGAAGACATCGCCAGCCCCCACCCCAACCTCCTCCCCGCCGTCCTTTCCCTCTTCCTCGTCACCATTGCCGG CGAAGACCTCGACCAGCAGCTAGGTTTCGAGGCGCTGGAGGCGCTCGACAACCCGGAGCACCACCTCGGTGCCCTACGGGCGATGCGCCTCTACCAGAAGGCGCGGGAATTCCTCGAGTCCATCCGCTTCGGGGGCTTCACGCTCCGCGACCTCCTCCGCCCCGACCCGCTCCGAGTCCGCCTCGTGCTCAGCGCCATCATCAACTACCTCCACTTCAGGGATGATAGGCTCAGCCTCCTGCAGCCCATCGTCGACGAGTTCCCTGACTCCGATGAGCGCGGTGCGGAGCTCAGGGCCAGGATCGCCGAG CATCAGAAGACAATTGAGGATCTTAAGCGCAAGGAGCAGATGGAGGAGCCCATTATCCAgcagctggaggcggaggtCAACAGCCTGAAACAGAAGATTCAAGAATACAACAAACAGCAGATGGCACTGCGAGGAAAAGCCAAAGTCATAGAAGACAGAAAAGAGGGGATCCTCAGCAAG GTCTCCCAAGCCGATTTTGAGTTGATGAAACAGACGCAAGAAAATTCTAAGCTATTGTCCAAAGTTGTTCAGTCCCCAGAAAAGCTTCAG AGGGCCCTTGAGGAGAAGAAAGCAGCCCGTGCTGAGTTAAAGAACTtagagaagatgatgatgcagaATGTCCAGGAGAAAAACAATACTCTCGAAATGTATACTAAG AGTTGCGAGAAACTATTGAAGCATTCCTCTAGGATCTCTGCCCTTCAGGAACAA ACCAATGCTGCTAAAATTGCTGAGAAGGAAGTGAAAGCATTCAAAGTTAAGATTAGTGATCAAAGTGTGGAAATGCTGGCCCTCGACGCTAAATCTGCTGAAGGGCAACGAAAAG CACATGAAACTGAGGAGCATCTGAAGgcaaaggagaaagaaagggaTCAAAGAATTGCAGATAATAATCTGAAGATGGCTGCTTTGAAATCTGAAGTTGAACAGAAACTTAAGTGTTTTGAAGATAGAGAAAGTAAACTAGAGGAAGATGTTGCAAAG TCTGCCGATTTATGCTCTCAAGCTGATTCAGCAGGAGTCGCTGCCAGAAAAAAACAGGAAGAAATTTATGCCAAATTCGAAGTAGTTTCCGAGGCG ATTAACCACTACATGGATACCACCGACCATTCCGTGAAACAAGTTGAGGTGGGCAAAGACGCTTCACGTGACACTGCTGCGTGA
- the LOC133913772 gene encoding actin-related protein 2/3 complex subunit 4: MANTLRLYLTCIRNTLEAAMCLQNFPCQEVERHNKPEVELKTSPELLLNPVLICRNEAEKCLIETSINSIRISMKVKQADELENILAKKFLRFLSMRAEAFQVLRRKPVQGYDISFLITNYHCEDMHKHKLIDFIVQFMEDIDKEISELKLSVNTRGRLVATEFLKQFI, encoded by the exons ATG GCCAATACGCTGCGGTTGTACCTGACTTGCATCCGGAACACTCTGGAGGCTGCGATGTGCCTTCAG AATTTTCCTTGCCAAGAAGTTGAGAGGCACAACAAACCAGAggtggagctcaa GACAAGCCCTGAACTTCTGCTGAATCCG GTGCTGATATGCCGCAATGAAGCAGAAAAATGTTTAATAGAGACTTCAATCAACTCTATACGTATAAGCATGAAG GTTAAGCAGGCAGATGAACTAGAAAACATTCTTGCAAAGAAGTTTCTTAGGTTTCTATCAATGAGGGCGGAGGCATTCCAAGTGTTGAGGAGAAAACCAGTTCAG GGTTATGATATTAGTTTCCTGATAACAAATTACCACTGTGAGGACATGCATAAGCATAAGCTCATAGATTTCATCGTGCAATTTATGGAG GACATTGACAAGGAGATCAGCGAGCTGAAGCTGTCAGTAAACACACGTGGCCGGCTAGTGGCGACAGAATTCCTGAAGCAGTTCATATGA